The following coding sequences lie in one Zingiber officinale cultivar Zhangliang chromosome 2B, Zo_v1.1, whole genome shotgun sequence genomic window:
- the LOC122048106 gene encoding aspartic proteinase CDR1-like, giving the protein MTIMILLALSMVAAAMTTTEAAAASFSIELIHRDSPKSPFYNQSATLLDRSRAAIYRSAHQARRIAARAQRKGGITPFDAVSRVVPDSFEYLMELRVGTPPFSILAIADTGSDLIWANCVPCTKCYKQTAPYFDPGKSSSYRTLPCQSNLCKALAHRPCTGGSSCEYHYEYDDGSKIDGVLSTEDLTFDSSAGSPLAFSNIAFGCNSQSSGVFSRRAGGLAGLSGSPISLVSQIVPSLDKRYFSYCLVPMSDAQASSKVIFGSTGVVAGSKVTTPMTVEDSLFVLRLEEIIVDGAGSVPVPPSAPGLKTGNIIIDSGTTLNYLPTAVLSSLEQEVSRVVSLPKATDPDRLLPLCFTVTGEPDRQKLPFITFKFAGEASVRLSPTSMFMQEAHQVVCLAVADSGSDTPILGYLAQQNIHVGYDLDISAVSFASADCTKL; this is encoded by the exons ATGACGATAATGATTTTACTTGCGCTCTCTATGGTGGCGGCCGCAATGACAACGACGGAGGCGGCAGCCGCAAGTTTTAGCATCGAGCTTATCCATCGCGACTCCCCTAAATCTCCGTTCTACAATCAGTCTGCCACATTACTAGATCGCTCACGTGCCGCAATCTATCGCTCCGCCCACCAAGCCCGCCGGATTGCTGCACGTGCGCAAAGAAAagg TGGCATCACGCCGTTCGACGCGGTCTCAAGGGTGGTCCCCGACTCGTTTGAGTATCTGATGGAGCTTCGTGTCGGTACGCCGCCGTTCTCCATCCTGGCCATCGCCGACACCGGCAGCGACCTCATCTGGGCCAACTGCGTCCCCTGCACAAAGTGCTACAAGCAGACGGCGCCGTACTTCGATCCAGGCAAATCCTCCTCCTACCGGACGCTCCCCTGCCAGTCCAACCTTTGCAAGGCCCTCGCCCACAGACCTTGCACCGGCGGCAGCTCCTGCGAATACCACTATGAATACGACGACGGGTCGAAGATCGACGGCGTCCTCAGCACCGAGGACCTCACTTTCGACTCCTCCGCCGGGTCTCCGCTCGCCTTCTCCAATATCGCCTTTGGCTGCAACTCCCAGAGCAGCGGCGTCTTCAGCAGACGCGCTGGCGGGTTGGCAGGGCTCAGCGGCAGTCCCATCTCTCTCGTCTCACAGATCGTTCCCTCTCTCGACAAGAGATACTTCTCTTATTGCCTGGTTCCCATGTCAGACGCGCAGGCCAGCAGCAAAGTCATCTTCGGTTCCACCGGCGTAGTCGCCGGAAGCAAGGTCACCACCCCGATGACGGTGGAAGATTCCTTATTCGTCCTCCGGCTAGAAGAGATCATAGTCGACGGTGCCGGCTCGGTCCCAGTCCCACCTTCCGCCCCTGGATTAAAGACAGGCAACATCATCATCGACTCCGGCACGACCTTAAACTACTTGCCCACCGCCGTGCTCTCGAGTTTGGAGCAGGAGGTGTCGAGGGTGGTCAGCCTGCCCAAGGCTACTGATCCGGACCGCCTTCTGCCGCTGTGCTTCACAGTGACCGGCGAGCCCGATAGGCAGAAGTTACCATTTATCACGTTCAAGTTCGCCGGAGAGGCGTCGGTGAGGCTGAGCCCGACGAGCATGTTCATGCAGGAAGCGCATCAGGTGGTTTGCCTCGCGGTGGCGGATTCTGGCTCCGACACGCCGATATTGGGGTATCTGGCTCAGCAAAATATACACGTTGGGTACGATCTCGATATCTCAGCAGTGTCCTTCGCTAGCGCCGATTGCACCAAGCTTTAG